In Lysobacter lycopersici, a genomic segment contains:
- a CDS encoding hybrid sensor histidine kinase/response regulator, translating to MIPGWVLLLVSAAYVCLLFTVAYAGDQRAPAGSRLRPLVYALALAVYCSSWTFYGAVGTAARDGLAFLPIYLGPLLLLLFGWRMLERLVLISGEQRIVSIADFLSSRYGRAPGLAALVAAVAVIAAIPYIALQFKAVAMSVDVLAPGRGGGAFGDPALYVAALLALFAILFGTRQIDATEHHRGMMLAVALESLVKLLAFLAIGLFAMLHLPGSGGMADRVLQAAATVGAQGMPPSFVAQTLIAFTAIICLPRQFHVAVVECRDTRDLRPARWLFGGYLVLVSLFVLPITLAGSHLLAADGVSPDAYVLALPLALDRESLALFAYIGGFSAATGMVIVSCVALATMVSNDIVMPLLLRSGTLRHDDAIDRRVLWVRRATIAGIAMLAYVYHRGAVGSDSLAKHGLLAFAAVAQFAPALIGGLYWRGASRAGAFAGLLAGALLWAYTLLLPELARGGWFGTHWIDAGPFGIEALRPQRLFGMQGWDALTHGVFWSLLINVGTFVFVSMRYRPRLQDQLLASPFLDPYAQRQPLGPGAAWNVRAGELLALAERILGERHAQRAFAEHARQSGSAPAMDAPADRALLQFTERLLASAIGAASARLTLTSALRGSGMELGEVVSLLDETTHALRFNREVMTTTIENMPQGVSVVDADMRLVAWNARYQQLFDYPDGMLYVGRPVADLLRWNAERGEMGPGDIEAQVERRLEHLRAGTPHVFERVRANGQVIELLGRALPGGGYVTNYSDITDYKRVERELREINETLEQRVELRTREAESAQQSKTRFLAAISHDVLQPLHAARLFASALREQDDAAEQARLAARVDSSLRAAEELLDGLLDVSRLDAGVLRPQLSGFDAAELLHELHAQYAPSAAQRGLELRVHVPATLPVRSDRRLLRRALQNFIGNALRYTQHGGVLLAARVRAGAVALEVVDTGPGIPAIHLRQIFEEFHRFEQPGERGERGLGLGLSICQRISNVLGHPLDVRSRVGRGSVFSISVPRASALSPTAPASQRAEPEAHDDALEGLRVLCVDNDPEILDGMRALLERWRAEVLCASTVEAALTLAARRPDVMLVDYHLHDRLDGLDALDALRAACGDGVVGALLTADGSDALKHATRERGYRLLTKPVKPASLRAFLAAVRRYPSTTDGV from the coding sequence CGGCTGCGGCCATTGGTATACGCGCTGGCGCTGGCGGTGTACTGCTCCTCGTGGACCTTCTACGGCGCGGTCGGCACCGCCGCGCGCGATGGCCTGGCCTTCCTGCCGATCTACCTCGGCCCGCTGCTGTTGCTGCTGTTCGGCTGGCGCATGCTGGAACGGCTGGTGCTGATTTCCGGCGAACAGCGCATCGTCTCCATCGCCGATTTCCTGTCCTCGCGCTACGGCCGCGCGCCCGGCCTGGCCGCGCTGGTGGCGGCGGTCGCGGTGATCGCCGCGATTCCCTACATCGCGCTGCAGTTCAAGGCGGTGGCGATGAGCGTGGACGTGCTGGCGCCGGGCCGCGGTGGTGGCGCCTTCGGCGACCCGGCGCTGTACGTGGCCGCGTTGCTGGCGCTGTTCGCGATCCTGTTCGGCACGCGCCAGATCGACGCCACCGAACACCACCGCGGCATGATGCTGGCGGTCGCGCTGGAATCGCTGGTGAAGCTGCTGGCGTTCCTCGCGATCGGCCTGTTCGCGATGCTGCACCTGCCCGGCAGCGGCGGCATGGCCGACCGCGTGCTGCAGGCCGCGGCGACGGTGGGTGCACAAGGCATGCCTCCCAGTTTCGTCGCGCAAACGCTGATCGCGTTCACCGCGATCATTTGCCTGCCGCGCCAGTTCCACGTGGCCGTGGTCGAATGCCGCGACACCCGCGACCTGCGTCCCGCGCGCTGGCTGTTCGGCGGCTACCTCGTGCTGGTCTCGCTGTTCGTGCTGCCGATCACCCTTGCCGGCAGCCACCTGCTCGCCGCCGACGGCGTGTCGCCCGATGCCTACGTGCTGGCGCTGCCGCTGGCGCTGGACCGCGAATCGCTGGCGCTGTTCGCCTACATCGGCGGCTTCTCCGCGGCGACGGGCATGGTGATCGTGTCCTGCGTGGCGCTGGCGACCATGGTCAGCAACGACATCGTGATGCCCCTGTTGCTGCGCAGCGGCACCCTGCGCCACGACGACGCGATCGACCGCCGCGTGCTGTGGGTGCGGCGCGCGACCATCGCCGGCATCGCGATGCTCGCCTACGTCTACCATCGCGGCGCCGTGGGCAGCGACAGCCTCGCCAAGCACGGCCTGCTTGCGTTCGCGGCGGTGGCGCAGTTCGCGCCGGCGCTGATCGGCGGTTTGTACTGGCGCGGCGCCAGTCGCGCGGGCGCGTTCGCCGGATTGCTCGCCGGCGCGCTGTTGTGGGCCTACACGCTGCTGTTGCCGGAACTCGCGCGCGGCGGCTGGTTCGGCACGCACTGGATCGACGCCGGCCCGTTCGGCATCGAAGCGTTGCGGCCGCAGCGCCTGTTCGGCATGCAGGGCTGGGACGCGCTCACCCACGGCGTGTTCTGGTCGCTGCTGATCAACGTCGGCACCTTCGTGTTCGTGTCGATGCGCTATCGACCGCGGCTGCAGGACCAGTTGCTGGCCTCGCCCTTCCTCGATCCCTACGCACAGCGCCAGCCGCTGGGACCCGGCGCGGCCTGGAACGTGCGCGCCGGCGAACTGCTGGCATTGGCCGAACGCATCCTCGGCGAACGCCATGCGCAACGCGCCTTCGCCGAACACGCGCGCCAGTCCGGGAGCGCGCCGGCCATGGACGCGCCGGCCGATCGTGCGCTGCTGCAATTCACCGAACGCCTGCTCGCCTCCGCGATCGGCGCCGCGTCCGCGCGCCTCACCCTGACCTCCGCGCTGCGCGGTTCGGGCATGGAACTGGGCGAGGTGGTCAGCCTGCTCGACGAAACCACGCACGCGCTGCGCTTCAACCGCGAGGTGATGACCACCACGATCGAGAACATGCCGCAGGGCGTGAGCGTGGTCGACGCGGACATGCGCCTGGTGGCGTGGAATGCGCGCTACCAGCAACTGTTCGACTATCCCGACGGCATGCTCTACGTCGGCCGCCCGGTCGCCGACCTCCTGCGCTGGAACGCCGAACGCGGCGAGATGGGCCCGGGCGACATCGAGGCGCAGGTCGAACGCCGGCTCGAGCACCTGCGCGCCGGCACCCCGCACGTGTTCGAACGCGTGCGCGCCAACGGCCAGGTGATCGAATTGCTCGGCCGCGCCCTGCCCGGCGGCGGCTACGTCACCAACTACAGCGACATCACCGACTACAAGCGGGTCGAGCGCGAGCTGCGCGAGATCAACGAGACCCTGGAGCAGCGGGTCGAACTGCGCACCCGCGAGGCCGAATCCGCGCAGCAGTCGAAGACGCGCTTCCTCGCCGCGATCAGCCACGACGTGCTGCAGCCGCTGCACGCCGCGCGCCTGTTCGCCTCCGCGCTGCGCGAACAGGACGATGCTGCCGAGCAGGCGCGGCTGGCCGCGCGCGTGGATTCCTCGCTGCGCGCCGCCGAGGAACTGCTCGACGGCCTGCTCGACGTGTCTCGGCTCGATGCCGGCGTGCTGCGCCCGCAGTTGTCCGGCTTCGACGCGGCCGAACTGTTGCACGAGCTGCATGCGCAATACGCGCCGAGCGCCGCGCAACGCGGCCTGGAGTTGCGCGTGCACGTGCCGGCCACGCTGCCGGTGCGCAGCGATCGCCGCCTGTTGCGGCGCGCGCTGCAGAACTTCATCGGTAATGCCCTGCGCTACACCCAGCACGGCGGCGTGCTGCTCGCTGCACGCGTTCGCGCGGGCGCCGTCGCGCTCGAAGTGGTCGACACCGGACCCGGCATTCCCGCGATCCACCTGCGGCAGATCTTCGAGGAGTTCCACCGTTTCGAGCAGCCGGGCGAACGCGGCGAACGCGGACTCGGGCTGGGCCTGTCGATCTGCCAGCGCATCTCGAACGTGCTCGGCCATCCGCTGGACGTGCGTTCGCGGGTCGGACGCGGCAGCGTGTTCTCGATCTCGGTGCCGCGCGCCAGCGCCTTGTCGCCAACCGCGCCGGCATCGCAACGCGCGGAGCCCGAGGCGCACGATGATGCGCTGGAAGGCCTGCGCGTGTTGTGCGTGGACAACGATCCGGAAATCCTCGACGGCATGCGCGCGCTGCTCGAACGCTGGCGGGCGGAAGTGCTGTGCGCCTCGACCGTGGAAGCGGCGCTGACGCTGGCGGCGCGGCGACCGGACGTGATGCTGGTGGATTACCACCTGCACGATCGCCTCGACGGGCTGGATGCGCTGGATGCGTTGCGCGCGGCCTGCGGCGATGGCGTGGTCGGCGCGCTGCTCACCGCCGACGGCAGCGATGCGTTGAAGCACGCGACGCGGGAACGCGGCTATCGCCTGCTCACGAAGCCGGTGAAACCCGCTTCGCTACGCGCGTTCCTTGCCGCGGTGCGGCGCTATCCGTCGACGACAGATGGGGTTTGA